In one window of Agromyces badenianii DNA:
- a CDS encoding putative FMN-dependent luciferase-like monooxygenase — translation MTRIGFFTRLLDDAGPAERYRIATEQIVAAERHGFDSAWVAQHHFHAAEGGLPSPFVFLAHAAAATTRIRLGTAVVTLPLEDPVRVAEDAVVLDLLSGGRAELGVGSGSTPASFLAFGERFEDRSEVFAEKLDALVAAFAGGALADEANRLHPSGRDLLGHVWQATFSASGGARAGRAGHGLMLSRTQPRPAAAPGGPGRRASIAELQQPIVDAYLEALPHGATPRILASRTLFVADSRDEARRHAELGIRRAAVMFARAGQPPIGDTLDELIASYDAHVGTVEEVIESLAADTVAAQATEVAFQVHSVDPPHELVLRSIELIASEVAPALGWGSRVSADAA, via the coding sequence ATGACCCGGATCGGATTCTTCACCAGGCTGCTCGACGACGCCGGTCCCGCCGAGCGATACCGCATCGCGACCGAGCAGATCGTCGCCGCCGAGCGCCACGGCTTCGACTCGGCCTGGGTCGCGCAGCATCACTTCCACGCCGCGGAGGGCGGGCTGCCCTCGCCGTTCGTGTTCCTCGCGCACGCGGCAGCGGCGACCACGCGGATCCGGCTCGGCACCGCCGTGGTGACGCTGCCGCTCGAAGACCCCGTGCGCGTCGCCGAGGACGCGGTCGTGCTCGACCTGCTCTCGGGCGGGCGGGCCGAACTCGGCGTCGGCTCGGGCTCGACGCCCGCGTCGTTCCTCGCGTTCGGCGAGCGCTTCGAGGATCGCTCCGAGGTGTTCGCCGAGAAGCTCGACGCCCTCGTGGCAGCGTTCGCCGGCGGCGCGCTCGCCGACGAGGCGAACCGTCTGCACCCTTCGGGCCGCGACCTGCTCGGCCATGTCTGGCAGGCCACGTTCTCGGCCTCGGGCGGTGCCCGCGCCGGGCGTGCCGGTCACGGCCTGATGCTCTCGCGCACGCAGCCGAGGCCGGCGGCCGCGCCTGGCGGGCCCGGGCGGCGCGCATCGATCGCGGAGCTGCAGCAGCCGATCGTCGACGCCTATCTCGAGGCGCTGCCGCACGGAGCGACCCCGCGCATCCTCGCCTCGCGCACCCTCTTCGTCGCCGACTCCCGCGATGAGGCGCGTCGCCACGCGGAGCTCGGGATCAGGCGGGCCGCGGTGATGTTCGCGCGCGCCGGGCAGCCGCCGATCGGCGACACGCTCGACGAACTCATCGCCTCGTACGACGCGCACGTGGGCACCGTCGAGGAGGTCATCGAATCGCTCGCCGCCGACACCGTCGCCGCGCAGGCGACCGAGGTGGCGTTCCAGGTGCACTCGGTGGACCCGCCGCATGAGCTCGTGCTCCGCTCGATCGAGCTCATCGCGAGCGAGGTCGCCCCCGCGCTCGGATGGGGAAGCCGCGTCTCCGCCGACGCCGCCTGA
- a CDS encoding GH1 family beta-glucosidase has product MGQTSHFGRSDAAASAHRELPTNSEVLMGDAATPHHSAEPAPFPRGFRWGAATAAFQIEGSTSADGRGESIWDVFTRTPGLVLDGANAELAADSYRRYRDDVALLAGLGADDYRFSIAWPRVQPGGTGPANEAGLDAYERLVDALLAAGIAPVPTLYHWDLPQQLEDAGGWLNRDTASRFADYAALVVDRLGDRVGRWITLNEPAMTTLQGYALGTQAPGRALMLGALPTAHHQLLAHGLAVAAIRARGAGEVGITNNHTLVVPATDAPEDRLAAGAFDLVVNRIFAGPVLAGAYPDLSGFGLDAMPGLEAGDLDVIGAPLDFYGVNFYNPTRVAAASAGSEFAAAGLPFEPVDFEGVPTTGFDWPIVPAAFTELLVSLGEDYGERLPPIVITENGASFPDEVVGGEVHDARRIAYLEEHIAAVRRAIELGADVRGYYLWSLLDNFEWAEGYTQRFGLVHVDFDSGERVPKDSYAWYREFIAGARGLS; this is encoded by the coding sequence GTGGGTCAAACGTCCCACTTTGGACGATCGGATGCCGCGGCATCCGCTCACCGCGAGTTGCCGACGAACAGCGAGGTTCTCATGGGCGATGCCGCCACCCCCCATCACTCGGCCGAACCGGCGCCGTTCCCGCGGGGATTCCGCTGGGGTGCGGCGACCGCGGCGTTCCAGATCGAGGGCTCGACGAGCGCCGATGGCCGCGGCGAGTCGATCTGGGACGTCTTCACGCGCACGCCCGGCCTCGTGCTCGACGGGGCGAACGCCGAACTCGCGGCCGACAGCTACCGGCGCTACCGCGACGACGTGGCACTGCTCGCCGGGCTCGGCGCCGACGACTACCGCTTCTCGATCGCCTGGCCGCGAGTGCAGCCGGGCGGCACCGGGCCGGCGAACGAGGCCGGCCTCGACGCCTACGAACGTCTCGTCGACGCGCTGCTCGCCGCGGGAATCGCTCCCGTGCCGACGCTCTACCACTGGGACCTCCCGCAGCAGCTCGAAGACGCGGGCGGCTGGCTGAACCGCGACACCGCGTCGCGCTTCGCCGACTACGCGGCGCTCGTGGTCGACCGGCTCGGCGATCGCGTCGGCCGCTGGATCACCCTGAACGAGCCCGCCATGACGACCCTGCAGGGCTATGCGCTCGGCACCCAGGCGCCCGGCCGCGCCCTCATGCTGGGCGCGCTTCCCACCGCGCATCACCAGCTGCTCGCGCACGGGCTCGCCGTCGCCGCGATCCGGGCGCGCGGCGCCGGCGAGGTCGGCATCACGAACAACCACACCCTGGTCGTGCCGGCGACGGATGCCCCGGAGGACCGCCTGGCCGCGGGCGCCTTCGACCTCGTGGTCAACCGCATCTTCGCAGGCCCCGTGCTCGCCGGCGCCTACCCCGACCTCTCGGGATTCGGGCTCGACGCGATGCCCGGCCTCGAAGCGGGCGACCTCGACGTGATCGGCGCCCCGCTCGACTTCTACGGGGTCAACTTCTACAACCCGACGCGCGTCGCCGCGGCATCCGCCGGCTCGGAGTTCGCCGCCGCCGGCCTGCCGTTCGAGCCCGTCGACTTCGAGGGCGTGCCGACGACGGGCTTCGACTGGCCGATCGTGCCGGCGGCGTTCACCGAGCTGCTCGTGTCGCTCGGCGAGGACTACGGCGAGCGCCTGCCGCCCATCGTGATCACCGAGAACGGGGCGTCGTTCCCCGACGAGGTCGTGGGCGGCGAAGTGCACGACGCCCGGCGCATCGCCTACCTCGAGGAGCACATCGCCGCGGTGCGCCGGGCGATCGAGCTCGGCGCCGACGTGCGCGGCTACTACCTCTGGTCGCTGCTCGACAACTTCGAGTGGGCCGAGGGCTACACGCAGCGGTTCGGGCTCGTGCACGTCGACTTCGACTCGGGGGAGCGCGTGCCGAAGGACTCGTACGCCTGGTACCGGGAGTTCATCGCGGGGGCCCGCGGTCTGAGCTGA
- a CDS encoding aminotransferase class V-fold PLP-dependent enzyme, which yields MIVSEQRATATRLGARRVQTVSEVLDALPAAAQNDVAIEVDVSDVPGSARSAGPGPLAALADAGLEVPVLGGGLARHVNLDIAASAPAFDVVAAHVARVLPYYASVHRGTGYPSQVSTSLVEDARLVVARHVGARDDDLVVFTRNTTDALNLLAGAVPGDTVVLDLEHHANLLPWHSRRVVEAQATIAGTLDALDAELARRPAALLSVTGASNVTGEVLPIGLLAGIAHARGARIAVDAAQLLPHRRVDLVASGIDYLAFSGHKAYAPYGAGALVGRADWLDSAPAYLAGGGAVDTVRIDGVDWKRGVERHEAGTPNVVGIVALARALAELERLGDDARRDHEHALTVRLHEGLAAQPGVRVIRSFADTAAGLTGSDDAGLGDRLAIATIELERGSVGLLAAALGAEHGISVRAGRFCAHPFFERAASRSNGLRASLGAGSSADDVDRFLDALASLVADGPAHAYERSHGGWCPRVDDRPRPHFGD from the coding sequence GTGATCGTCAGCGAGCAGCGCGCGACGGCGACCCGTCTGGGCGCTCGCCGCGTCCAGACGGTGTCCGAAGTGCTCGACGCGCTGCCCGCTGCGGCGCAGAATGACGTCGCGATCGAGGTCGACGTGAGTGATGTGCCGGGGTCCGCACGCAGTGCGGGCCCCGGCCCCCTCGCCGCGCTCGCCGATGCCGGCCTCGAGGTTCCCGTGCTCGGCGGCGGGCTCGCGCGGCACGTGAACCTCGACATCGCAGCCTCCGCCCCGGCGTTCGACGTCGTGGCGGCGCACGTGGCCCGGGTGCTGCCGTACTACGCGAGCGTGCATCGCGGAACGGGGTACCCGTCGCAGGTGTCGACCTCGCTCGTGGAGGACGCCCGGCTCGTGGTCGCGCGGCACGTCGGCGCCCGAGACGACGACCTCGTCGTCTTCACCCGCAACACGACCGATGCGCTGAACCTGCTCGCCGGCGCGGTGCCGGGCGACACGGTGGTGCTTGACCTCGAGCACCACGCCAACCTGCTGCCGTGGCACTCGCGCCGGGTCGTCGAGGCGCAGGCGACGATCGCCGGCACGCTCGACGCCCTCGACGCCGAGCTCGCTCGGCGGCCCGCAGCACTGCTGTCGGTGACCGGCGCATCGAACGTCACCGGCGAGGTGCTGCCGATCGGATTGCTCGCCGGCATCGCGCATGCCCGCGGCGCACGCATCGCGGTCGACGCCGCGCAACTGCTTCCGCACCGTCGCGTCGACCTCGTGGCATCCGGCATCGACTACCTCGCGTTCTCGGGTCACAAGGCGTACGCGCCGTACGGGGCCGGAGCACTCGTCGGTCGCGCCGACTGGCTCGATTCCGCCCCCGCGTACCTCGCCGGCGGCGGAGCCGTCGACACGGTGCGCATCGACGGCGTCGATTGGAAGCGCGGTGTCGAACGCCATGAGGCGGGCACCCCGAACGTCGTCGGCATCGTTGCGCTGGCCCGCGCGCTCGCCGAACTCGAGCGGCTCGGCGACGACGCGCGCCGTGACCACGAGCACGCGCTCACCGTGCGCCTGCACGAAGGACTCGCCGCCCAGCCGGGCGTGCGGGTCATCCGCAGCTTCGCCGACACGGCGGCGGGGCTCACCGGCTCAGACGACGCAGGGCTCGGCGACCGCCTCGCGATCGCCACGATCGAACTCGAGCGCGGTTCGGTGGGCCTCCTCGCCGCGGCCCTCGGCGCGGAGCACGGCATCTCGGTGCGCGCCGGCCGATTCTGCGCGCACCCCTTCTTCGAACGCGCGGCGTCGCGCTCCAACGGACTGCGCGCGAGCCTCGGCGCAGGCAGTTCGGCCGACGACGTCGACCGATTCCTCGACGCGCTCGCCTCGCTCGTCGCCGACGGTCCGGCGCACGCCTACGAGCGTTCGCACGGCGGCTGGTGCCCGCGCGTCGACGACCGGCCTCGGCCGCACTTCGGCGACTGA
- a CDS encoding PucR family transcriptional regulator, whose translation MQFFDTTYSREIAVQPTVQTLLDRPELGLGLLTQAPELPDGALAAPVVWAHSSDLADPTPFLDAGHVLLTTGTQFGDDADAAFAAAYVQRLRATGVAALGFGTEVIREGTPESLVDACAAQGLPLFEVPYRVPFIAIARTVADLIAEDANARQAWALSAQRAISLAALRPDGLSATLAELSHRIGAWVGLIDATGSLDREAPSGGLDQPLLGEVVGEARSMLRRGQRAGRTLLAGESTGAPQRMTLQTLGTGGALRGVIAIGDSPELDQAGREVVTSVIALAGLALEQNRNLDRARGHLRSGLLRGILAGELSLAERVATEMWGPLPAAPVRIAVTDVPIASADRLTELLELRVDERGGRLFFGRDDEQFVLIVEESDAGLADELATEFELPVGISDPVATGGIALAHEQALRALERARESGSGVVPFDEISRQGVLAFLARTDARAVALATLAPLTEHDAAAGTALLATTRTWLEHGGQFDRAARALGVHRHTVRSRIALAERLLGRDLSGFHARADLWAALLAVD comes from the coding sequence TTGCAGTTCTTCGACACCACGTACAGCAGGGAGATCGCCGTGCAGCCCACCGTGCAGACCCTGCTCGACCGCCCCGAGCTCGGGCTCGGCCTGCTCACGCAGGCGCCCGAACTGCCCGACGGCGCGCTCGCCGCGCCCGTCGTCTGGGCGCACAGCTCCGACCTCGCCGACCCCACCCCCTTCCTCGACGCCGGTCACGTGCTGCTGACGACCGGCACCCAGTTCGGCGACGACGCCGACGCCGCATTCGCCGCGGCCTACGTGCAGCGACTCCGCGCGACAGGTGTCGCAGCCCTCGGCTTCGGCACCGAGGTGATTCGCGAGGGCACCCCCGAGTCGCTCGTCGACGCCTGCGCCGCGCAGGGCCTGCCGCTCTTCGAGGTGCCCTACCGGGTGCCGTTCATCGCGATCGCGCGCACGGTCGCCGACCTCATCGCCGAAGACGCCAACGCCCGCCAGGCCTGGGCGCTCAGCGCTCAGCGCGCGATCTCGCTCGCGGCGCTCCGCCCCGACGGGCTGTCGGCGACCCTCGCCGAACTCTCGCACCGCATCGGCGCCTGGGTCGGGCTCATCGACGCGACCGGGTCGCTCGACCGCGAGGCTCCGTCGGGCGGGCTCGACCAGCCGCTGCTCGGCGAGGTCGTCGGCGAGGCGCGGTCGATGCTGCGCCGCGGCCAGCGCGCCGGTCGCACGCTGCTCGCGGGCGAGTCGACCGGTGCCCCGCAGCGGATGACGCTGCAGACCCTCGGCACGGGCGGAGCGCTGCGCGGGGTCATCGCGATCGGCGACTCCCCCGAGCTCGACCAGGCCGGCCGCGAAGTCGTCACCTCGGTGATCGCCCTCGCGGGTCTCGCGCTCGAGCAGAATCGCAACCTCGACCGGGCCAGGGGTCACCTCCGGTCGGGGCTCCTGCGCGGCATCCTCGCGGGCGAGCTCTCGCTCGCCGAACGGGTCGCGACCGAGATGTGGGGGCCGCTCCCGGCGGCGCCGGTTCGCATCGCGGTGACGGATGTCCCGATCGCGAGCGCCGATCGCCTCACCGAGCTGCTCGAACTGCGCGTCGACGAGCGGGGCGGGCGACTCTTCTTCGGGCGCGACGACGAGCAGTTCGTGCTCATCGTCGAGGAGTCCGACGCGGGGCTCGCCGACGAGCTCGCGACGGAGTTCGAGTTGCCCGTCGGCATCTCGGACCCGGTGGCCACGGGCGGCATCGCGCTCGCGCACGAGCAGGCGCTGCGGGCGCTCGAGCGCGCTCGCGAGTCGGGTTCGGGCGTCGTGCCGTTCGACGAGATCAGCCGCCAGGGGGTGCTCGCGTTCCTCGCCCGCACCGATGCCCGTGCCGTCGCCCTCGCGACGCTCGCCCCGCTCACCGAGCACGACGCCGCGGCCGGCACCGCGTTGCTCGCGACCACGCGCACCTGGCTCGAGCACGGCGGGCAGTTCGACCGGGCCGCGCGGGCCCTCGGCGTGCACCGGCACACCGTGCGCAGCCGCATCGCACTCGCCGAGCGGCTCCTCGGCCGCGACCTGTCGGGCTTCCACGCACGGGCCGATCTGTGGGCGGCGCTCCTCGCCGTCGACTGA
- a CDS encoding DUF1918 domain-containing protein has translation MHATVGEHLIIHGKQVGQATRRGEILEVRGEDGGPPYLVRFDDGHETLLYPGADCVLEHQQHAG, from the coding sequence ATGCATGCAACCGTCGGAGAACACCTCATCATCCATGGCAAGCAGGTCGGCCAGGCCACGCGCCGCGGCGAGATCCTCGAGGTGCGCGGTGAAGACGGCGGCCCGCCCTATCTCGTGCGATTCGACGACGGGCACGAGACCCTGCTCTATCCCGGTGCCGACTGCGTGCTCGAGCACCAGCAGCACGCCGGCTGA
- a CDS encoding CMD domain protein, whose translation MTDIIDRLAGVTPGGTVDALRRHRPATRDNAQASYHALFENIEAASATLAERAAVAQFVAILHDDEVAAAHYAALTRESGGEALERAVTELAEAGRTEGPYGEYPAEGPLVGESVAGLRFAVDDHAREILGERTAASLEHAHLLVFRPRESSVAALTALGAAGWSTDGIVTLSQLVSFLAFQLRVAAGLRLLDTEDAA comes from the coding sequence ATGACCGACATCATCGACCGGCTCGCGGGGGTGACACCGGGCGGGACCGTCGACGCACTGCGCCGGCACCGACCCGCCACGCGTGACAACGCGCAGGCGAGCTACCACGCCCTGTTCGAGAACATCGAAGCGGCGAGCGCGACGCTCGCCGAACGTGCGGCCGTCGCCCAGTTCGTCGCGATCCTGCACGACGACGAGGTGGCCGCCGCCCACTACGCCGCCCTCACCCGCGAGTCCGGCGGCGAGGCGCTCGAGCGCGCCGTCACCGAGCTCGCCGAGGCCGGTCGCACCGAAGGGCCCTATGGCGAGTACCCGGCCGAGGGACCCCTCGTCGGCGAGAGCGTCGCGGGGCTCCGCTTCGCCGTCGACGATCACGCCCGCGAGATCTTGGGCGAGCGAACCGCAGCATCGCTCGAGCACGCACACCTGCTCGTCTTCCGCCCGCGGGAGTCCTCGGTCGCGGCGCTCACCGCGCTGGGCGCCGCGGGCTGGTCGACCGACGGCATCGTCACCCTCTCCCAGCTCGTGTCGTTCCTCGCGTTCCAACTGCGCGTCGCGGCCGGGCTCCGCCTGCTCGACACGGAGGACGCAGCATGA
- a CDS encoding bile acid:sodium symporter family protein, whose protein sequence is MTTIGLPVALGIIMFGLGLSLTPGDFARVAKHPKAVIVALLCQLVVLPAVCLALVLLFRLPPVLAVGMMLLAASPGGTTANLYSHLFRGDVALNISLTAINSVLAVVTLPLITNLAIGYFLPGDDTLGLQPAKTVEVFVIVLLPVVAGMLVRWARPGFADRMDKPVRIASVVILVVVIAGAIVSNLGLLLEHAGSLAGITVLFCLLSLSVGYVVPRMVRVGPAQSIASSFEIGIHNATLAIVIAQTVVGSVEMSLPAAVYGVLMFFVALGFGFLIRGRGTARDRADAATAAVPATRSGGRAPGD, encoded by the coding sequence TTGACCACCATCGGATTGCCCGTCGCCCTCGGCATCATCATGTTCGGACTCGGCCTCTCGCTCACGCCCGGCGACTTCGCGCGCGTGGCGAAGCATCCCAAGGCGGTGATCGTCGCACTGCTCTGCCAGCTGGTGGTGCTGCCCGCGGTATGCCTCGCCCTCGTGCTGCTCTTCCGTCTGCCGCCCGTGCTCGCCGTCGGCATGATGCTGCTGGCGGCGTCGCCCGGCGGCACGACCGCGAACCTCTACAGCCACCTCTTCCGCGGCGACGTCGCCCTGAACATCTCGCTCACCGCGATCAACTCGGTGCTCGCCGTCGTCACGCTGCCGCTCATCACGAACCTCGCGATCGGCTACTTCCTGCCGGGCGACGACACCCTCGGCCTGCAGCCGGCGAAGACCGTCGAGGTGTTCGTGATCGTGCTGCTGCCGGTCGTCGCCGGCATGCTCGTGCGCTGGGCGCGGCCCGGCTTCGCCGACCGCATGGACAAGCCCGTGCGCATCGCTTCCGTCGTGATCCTCGTGGTCGTCATCGCGGGTGCGATCGTGTCGAACCTGGGCCTGCTCCTCGAGCACGCCGGCAGCCTCGCCGGCATCACGGTGCTCTTCTGCCTGCTGAGTCTCTCCGTCGGCTACGTCGTGCCGCGGATGGTGCGGGTCGGCCCCGCCCAGTCGATCGCGAGCTCGTTCGAGATCGGCATCCACAACGCGACGCTCGCGATCGTGATCGCGCAAACCGTCGTCGGCAGCGTCGAGATGAGCCTGCCCGCCGCGGTCTACGGCGTGCTCATGTTCTTCGTGGCACTCGGGTTCGGCTTCCTGATCAGAGGGCGGGGCACGGCGCGCGATCGAGCGGATGCCGCGACCGCGGCGGTACCCGCGACGCGATCGGGCGGGCGAGCACCCGGGGACTGA
- a CDS encoding alkylhydroperoxidase domain protein, with translation MTEQTIDRAEAATTCTAGAPAPAAAGILSHPEASVPLAFTQAEIGWLPWLEPAEEATLTERQYEGLVDRGRAKSDYFRLLVRDPDILRARTLTDKDIFYNANDGLPRAERELAAAATSRFNGCIFCASVHARFATHHSKRHDDVQRLLDDGIDAVQDAAWRAIIDASVALAATPSRLETRHLDALRAAGFDEQAVSDVIHSAAFFNWANRLMLSIGQPDNPPGE, from the coding sequence ATGACCGAACAGACGATCGACCGGGCCGAGGCGGCCACCACGTGCACGGCGGGTGCCCCGGCGCCCGCTGCCGCCGGCATCCTCAGCCACCCCGAGGCATCCGTGCCCCTGGCTTTCACGCAGGCCGAGATCGGCTGGCTGCCGTGGCTCGAGCCGGCGGAAGAGGCGACGCTCACCGAGCGTCAGTACGAGGGGCTCGTCGACCGCGGGCGTGCCAAGAGCGACTACTTCCGGCTGCTCGTGCGCGACCCCGACATCCTGAGGGCGCGCACGCTCACCGACAAGGACATCTTCTACAACGCGAACGACGGCCTGCCCCGCGCCGAGCGCGAGCTCGCTGCAGCCGCCACGAGCCGCTTCAACGGCTGCATCTTCTGCGCATCGGTGCACGCGCGCTTCGCGACGCACCACTCGAAGCGTCATGACGACGTGCAGCGCCTGCTCGACGACGGCATCGACGCGGTGCAGGATGCCGCGTGGCGCGCCATCATCGATGCGTCCGTCGCCCTCGCAGCGACGCCGTCGCGACTCGAGACGCGGCACCTCGACGCGCTGCGAGCAGCGGGCTTCGACGAGCAGGCGGTCTCCGACGTCATCCACTCGGCGGCGTTCTTCAACTGGGCGAACCGGCTCATGCTCTCGATCGGCCAGCCCGACAACCCGCCCGGCGAGTAG
- a CDS encoding FBP domain-containing protein: protein MQPLVENDIVSSLGNAHPGELEQLSLPVRFFLTEWAPLDAFAWRDPRIPSRGYLVTELEGAPAGVVLRASDRTGSHHRAAICNLCHTQQPGDQVELFSARRAGVAGERGDSVGTYICADLACQETVRLGRPPAPSEVQPSAQELERIEGLARRTRAFVADVLGVR from the coding sequence ATGCAGCCGCTGGTCGAGAACGACATCGTCTCGTCGCTCGGGAACGCGCACCCCGGCGAGCTCGAGCAGCTCTCGCTCCCGGTGCGGTTCTTCCTCACCGAGTGGGCCCCGCTCGATGCGTTCGCGTGGCGCGACCCGCGCATCCCCTCGCGCGGCTACCTCGTCACCGAGCTCGAGGGCGCACCGGCCGGGGTGGTGCTCCGGGCTTCCGACCGCACGGGCTCGCACCACCGCGCCGCCATCTGCAACCTCTGCCACACGCAGCAGCCCGGCGACCAGGTCGAGCTGTTCTCGGCGCGACGCGCGGGTGTCGCGGGCGAACGCGGCGACAGCGTCGGCACCTACATCTGCGCCGACCTCGCCTGCCAGGAGACGGTGCGGCTCGGCCGCCCGCCCGCGCCGTCGGAGGTGCAGCCGAGTGCGCAGGAACTCGAGCGCATCGAGGGTCTGGCCCGCCGCACGAGGGCGTTCGTGGCCGACGTGCTCGGGGTGCGCTGA
- a CDS encoding SGNH/GDSL hydrolase family protein has protein sequence MFHSYAAIGDSFTEGVGDELPNGSVRGWADFVALGLAAAAREPVRYANLAIRGRKLGPIIDEQLDRAIALRPDLLSFNGGGNDMLRPRMDEQVTASRFRDAIERIRAAGIHVLMLSGANPTEHLPMGKLFDARGARLTAALVDLAEVPGVTFVDNFNDRGLRDIRYWSPDKLHLNALGHARVASNVLTGLGVPVPAEWGVDEVAAAPTGPRSRNTAAYYREFVLPWIGRRLTGRSSGDGRSAKRPTLDPVAPDAAA, from the coding sequence ATGTTCCATTCCTACGCGGCGATCGGCGACAGCTTCACTGAGGGCGTCGGCGACGAGTTGCCGAACGGATCGGTGCGCGGCTGGGCCGACTTCGTCGCACTCGGCCTCGCCGCGGCGGCGCGCGAGCCGGTCAGGTACGCCAATCTCGCGATCCGCGGCCGCAAGCTCGGGCCGATCATCGACGAGCAACTCGATCGCGCCATCGCCCTGCGCCCCGACCTCCTGAGCTTCAACGGCGGCGGCAACGACATGCTCCGCCCCCGCATGGACGAACAGGTCACGGCCTCGCGCTTCCGCGACGCGATCGAGCGCATCCGCGCCGCGGGCATCCACGTGCTCATGCTGAGCGGTGCGAATCCGACCGAGCACCTGCCGATGGGCAAGCTGTTCGACGCCCGCGGCGCGCGCCTCACCGCAGCGCTCGTCGACCTCGCCGAGGTCCCCGGCGTCACTTTCGTCGACAACTTCAACGATCGCGGACTCCGCGACATCCGCTACTGGTCGCCCGACAAGCTGCACCTGAACGCCCTCGGCCACGCGCGGGTCGCGAGCAATGTGCTGACGGGCCTCGGCGTGCCCGTGCCCGCCGAGTGGGGCGTCGACGAGGTCGCCGCGGCACCGACCGGCCCGAGGAGCCGCAACACCGCGGCCTACTACCGCGAGTTCGTGCTGCCGTGGATCGGGCGGCGACTCACCGGCCGTTCATCGGGCGACGGGCGCTCGGCGAAGCGTCCGACCCTCGATCCGGTGGCTCCGGATGCCGCGGCCTGA